Proteins from a genomic interval of Gemmatimonadaceae bacterium:
- a CDS encoding DMT family transporter: MVRLSHAHPLAIAIWRIGFSLVIIAIALSATGSWRQWRRLDTRSLAIALGAGTMLAVHFWSWNASVSMTTVAASVVLVNMQPVIVAILSVTLLREPPTRMQWTGIAIGMIGAAVVASPAFGSSLAPADRRALVGDVLALVGAVSGACYFVAGRRLRATLDLWPYVGLVYGAAFVMLIVFALVARAPVISQPPRELSIFAALAIGPMLLGHTGFNWALKFMPAYVVNLTLLGEPVGATILAAILPGIRELPGMATLIGGALIFAGIFTAARATPVTASLGATQQRQLSD; this comes from the coding sequence CTGGTTCGGTTGTCACACGCGCATCCGCTCGCCATCGCGATCTGGCGAATCGGATTCTCGCTCGTCATCATCGCCATCGCGCTCTCCGCCACCGGATCCTGGCGGCAGTGGCGCCGGCTCGACACCAGGAGCCTGGCGATCGCACTCGGCGCGGGGACGATGCTCGCCGTGCATTTCTGGTCGTGGAATGCGTCCGTGAGCATGACGACGGTCGCGGCGTCGGTCGTGCTGGTGAACATGCAACCGGTGATCGTCGCGATTCTCTCGGTCACGCTGCTCCGCGAACCACCGACGCGCATGCAGTGGACGGGCATCGCTATCGGGATGATCGGCGCGGCGGTCGTCGCGTCACCCGCATTCGGATCGTCGCTCGCGCCAGCTGATCGTCGCGCGCTTGTCGGCGACGTCCTCGCGCTCGTCGGCGCGGTGAGCGGTGCATGCTACTTCGTCGCGGGCCGGCGGCTGCGCGCGACGCTCGACCTCTGGCCCTACGTCGGTCTGGTGTACGGTGCCGCGTTCGTGATGTTGATCGTGTTCGCGCTCGTCGCGCGGGCGCCGGTCATCTCGCAGCCGCCGCGCGAGCTGTCCATTTTCGCCGCGCTCGCGATCGGCCCAATGCTGCTTGGCCATACGGGATTCAACTGGGCGCTCAAGTTCATGCCCGCCTATGTCGTGAATCTCACACTGCTCGGTGAACCGGTGGGTGCAACCATCCTCGCCGCGATCTTGCCGGGCATTCGCGAGCTCCCCGGCATGGCGACGCTCATCGGCGGCGCATTGATCTTCGCGGGCATCTTCACCGCGGCGCGCGCGACGCCCGTGACCGCTTCGCTGGGGGCTACCCAACAGCGGCAACTGTCCGATTAG
- a CDS encoding ATP-binding cassette domain-containing protein, with translation MAERRDSDRRQSGDRPSAVRKAIRTELETDEREEREEREEREERNDPTGANDRAAKSQKSDRAIVELDHVSLAFDVPVLEDVSLAACEGDTICIVGESGTGKSTALKLILRLLVPDKGRVLIDGDDITPLTFEEALERRQKMGMVFQGAALFDSMSVFENVAYPLREHTKLSDDEIEARVREKLEFVDLDADRVMEQFPSELSGGMRKRVGIARGMANNPEIMLYDEPTSGLDPLTTGTITRLILKLQRELGVTSIVVSHDIRSVFRMASKVALLHDRHITFFGTPEEMTASEDRYIQDFLGGS, from the coding sequence ATGGCTGAGCGGCGCGACTCGGACCGGCGTCAGTCCGGCGATCGGCCCTCCGCGGTTCGGAAGGCAATTCGCACCGAGCTCGAGACTGACGAGCGTGAGGAGCGGGAAGAACGCGAGGAGCGCGAGGAGCGCAACGACCCTACAGGGGCGAATGACCGCGCCGCGAAGTCACAGAAGTCAGATCGCGCGATTGTCGAACTGGATCACGTCTCGCTCGCCTTCGACGTTCCGGTGCTCGAGGACGTCTCGCTCGCCGCGTGCGAGGGTGACACGATTTGCATCGTCGGCGAATCGGGCACGGGTAAATCGACCGCGCTCAAGTTGATTCTCCGCCTGCTCGTCCCCGATAAGGGCCGAGTGCTCATCGACGGCGACGATATCACGCCACTCACGTTCGAGGAAGCCCTCGAGCGACGCCAAAAGATGGGCATGGTGTTTCAGGGCGCGGCGCTCTTCGACTCGATGTCGGTGTTCGAGAACGTCGCCTACCCGTTGCGCGAGCACACAAAATTGAGCGACGATGAGATCGAGGCGCGCGTGCGCGAGAAGCTCGAGTTCGTCGATCTCGACGCCGATCGCGTCATGGAGCAATTCCCGTCCGAGTTATCAGGGGGAATGCGCAAACGCGTCGGCATCGCGCGCGGGATGGCGAACAATCCCGAAATCATGTTGTACGACGAGCCGACGTCCGGCCTGGACCCGCTGACCACCGGCACGATCACCCGCCTCATCCTGAAGTTACAGCGCGAGCTGGGCGTCACGAGCATCGTCGTCTCGCACGATATCCGCTCCGTATTCCGCATGGCGAGCAAGGTCGCGCTGTTGCATGACCGGCACATTACGTTCTTCGGAACGCCGGAGGAGATGACGGCGAGCGAGGATCGATACATTCAAGACTTCCTGGGCGGATCCTAG
- a CDS encoding MlaD family protein, with translation MKRSSFITWDQLKVGAVILVALAVLTVAIYKLGQAANLFAKRYELVAYLPNANGLRTGGTVFVAGQFAGTIKSITFLPVDNDTTRNLKVTMAIDQALEPQVRADSKAKVRTLGLLGDKVIDISTGTPRYSALKPGDTIPVAPSLDYEAVLTQAAGAVSDMVDLTHDLREITGGIVQGKGTIGQLMTNRALYDQFLGTMGRANSMLNRFENPNGTFAKLLDDPTLYNRFVSVITSADSLVIALNDKNGTVGHLLRDDSIYVHLVNMARAGDSLSKMIADPNGNIGKLLTDQTLYDRVNKLTTDVQAILDDVRKNPQKYMRGAICVLCRK, from the coding sequence GTGAAACGCTCCTCGTTCATCACGTGGGATCAGCTCAAGGTGGGCGCCGTCATTCTCGTCGCCCTCGCTGTGCTCACGGTCGCGATCTACAAGCTCGGGCAAGCCGCGAATCTGTTCGCGAAGCGGTACGAGCTCGTTGCGTATTTGCCGAACGCCAACGGATTGCGTACCGGCGGCACGGTCTTCGTCGCCGGACAGTTCGCCGGCACGATCAAGTCGATCACGTTCCTGCCCGTCGACAACGACACGACGCGCAACCTGAAAGTGACGATGGCCATCGACCAGGCGCTCGAGCCGCAGGTGCGCGCCGATTCGAAGGCCAAGGTGCGGACCCTCGGCTTGCTCGGCGACAAGGTCATCGACATCTCCACGGGCACGCCGCGCTACAGTGCGCTCAAGCCCGGCGATACGATTCCGGTCGCGCCGTCGCTCGACTACGAAGCGGTGCTCACGCAGGCGGCCGGCGCCGTCAGCGACATGGTCGACCTCACGCACGATCTGCGGGAGATCACGGGCGGCATCGTGCAAGGAAAGGGAACGATCGGCCAGCTCATGACCAATCGCGCGCTGTACGACCAGTTCCTGGGCACGATGGGCCGGGCGAACAGCATGCTGAACCGATTCGAGAATCCGAACGGCACGTTCGCGAAGCTGCTCGACGATCCGACGCTCTACAACCGCTTCGTGTCGGTGATCACGTCGGCCGACTCGCTCGTGATTGCGCTCAATGACAAGAACGGAACGGTGGGCCATCTGCTGCGCGACGATTCGATTTATGTGCATCTCGTGAACATGGCGCGCGCCGGCGACTCGTTGTCGAAGATGATCGCCGATCCCAATGGCAACATCGGGAAGCTGCTCACCGATCAGACGTTGTACGACCGCGTCAACAAGCTGACGACGGACGTGCAGGCGATCCTGGACGACGTGCGGAAAAATCCGCAGAAGTACATGCGCGGCGCGATCTGCGTGTTGTGCCGGAAATGA
- the rfaE1 gene encoding D-glycero-beta-D-manno-heptose-7-phosphate kinase, whose amino-acid sequence MPRSLSRDRLTALLTAAAERRVAVVGDVMLDVYLRGDVERISPEAPVPVVRVRDRRYALGGAGNVAQNVRAVGSECDLVAAIGDDAGGRQLCTMLGEVAASTSSLVTVDRPTTTKTRIVARSQQVVRVDEEEDTDLDGDEVERLLDAVRRAVASSDALVLEDYNKGVLVPRVIEASMQAAREKRIPIVVDPKYRNFFLYRGATIFKPNRRELEAALGADVDLEHPEALPATFSRLGVEHLLLTLGERGMALISAGGQIKNVPTVAREVYDVVGAGDTVTAYLALMLAAGGSATEAAIIANFAAGVEVGKLGAATVSPEEVLDAYDAFMAS is encoded by the coding sequence ATGCCCCGTTCCCTCTCCCGCGACCGGCTCACCGCGCTTCTGACCGCGGCCGCGGAACGCCGGGTCGCCGTCGTCGGCGACGTGATGCTCGACGTGTACCTCCGTGGCGACGTCGAGCGGATCTCGCCCGAAGCGCCGGTGCCGGTGGTCCGCGTCCGCGACCGCCGATACGCGCTGGGCGGCGCCGGCAACGTGGCGCAGAACGTTCGGGCGGTCGGTTCCGAGTGCGACCTCGTCGCCGCGATCGGCGACGACGCCGGCGGCAGGCAACTCTGCACCATGCTCGGGGAGGTTGCCGCGAGCACGTCGTCGCTCGTCACGGTGGATCGACCGACCACCACGAAAACGCGCATCGTCGCGCGGTCGCAGCAGGTGGTGCGCGTGGACGAGGAGGAGGACACGGATCTCGATGGCGACGAGGTCGAGCGGCTGCTCGACGCGGTTCGACGAGCTGTGGCGTCGTCCGATGCGCTGGTGCTCGAGGACTACAACAAGGGCGTGCTCGTGCCACGCGTCATCGAGGCGTCGATGCAGGCTGCGCGAGAAAAACGCATTCCGATCGTCGTCGATCCCAAGTACCGAAATTTTTTTCTCTATCGCGGCGCGACCATCTTCAAGCCCAACCGCCGCGAGCTCGAAGCCGCACTCGGCGCCGACGTTGATCTGGAACATCCCGAGGCCCTGCCGGCGACGTTCAGTCGGTTGGGCGTCGAGCACCTGCTGCTCACCCTGGGCGAGCGCGGCATGGCGCTCATTTCGGCGGGTGGTCAGATCAAGAATGTGCCGACCGTCGCGCGCGAGGTGTATGACGTGGTCGGCGCCGGCGATACGGTGACGGCGTATCTGGCGCTCATGCTCGCCGCCGGCGGCTCGGCGACGGAAGCGGCGATCATCGCGAACTTCGCGGCCGGGGTGGAAGTCGGAAAGCTCGGCGCCGCGACGGTGTCGCCCGAAGAGGTGCTCGACGCGTACGACGCGTTCATGGCGAGCTGA
- a CDS encoding carboxymuconolactone decarboxylase family protein gives MTRNSSPGETLRVFDDATRALVRLSAIVTAGPDDQIRDALARAAGVVPRVHVEELLLQTYLFAGFPRALNAMREWRKWNPEPETSAGESIDADAWQRDGEATCHAVYGAMYDRLRQNIRHLHPRLDEWMITEGYGKVLSRPGLDLPRRELCIVAACAAAHQDRQLHSHLHGALNVGVQPEIIDDAIVALADLLGSEHARAVQLLWARVRGK, from the coding sequence ATGACGCGGAATTCTTCGCCGGGTGAAACGTTGCGCGTGTTCGACGACGCGACTCGCGCGCTCGTTCGACTATCGGCCATCGTCACGGCGGGACCCGATGATCAGATTCGCGATGCCCTTGCTCGTGCCGCCGGCGTGGTTCCGCGCGTGCACGTCGAAGAGCTGCTCTTGCAAACGTATTTGTTCGCCGGTTTTCCGCGCGCGCTCAACGCCATGCGGGAATGGCGGAAATGGAATCCTGAGCCCGAGACGTCTGCCGGCGAGTCGATCGATGCCGATGCATGGCAACGCGACGGTGAAGCGACCTGTCACGCCGTGTACGGCGCGATGTACGACCGGCTGCGCCAGAACATTCGACACCTGCATCCACGGCTGGATGAGTGGATGATCACCGAAGGCTACGGCAAAGTATTGTCGCGCCCCGGGCTCGACTTACCGCGGCGCGAGCTCTGCATCGTGGCGGCGTGCGCCGCCGCGCATCAGGACCGGCAGCTGCATTCACATTTGCACGGCGCCCTCAACGTCGGCGTGCAGCCAGAAATCATCGACGACGCCATCGTGGCACTCGCCGACCTTTTGGGATCCGAGCACGCCCGCGCAGTGCAACTGTTGTGGGCGCGCGTCCGAGGCAAATGA
- a CDS encoding asparaginase produces the protein MRSLEVDVVATRGSQIESRHRVHAAVVGDGDRLIASAHDTSIVSSWRSCAKPFQIMPLIEAGGFDELRWGDDQLALACASHGGEPEHVALAQEMLNDIGLEEGDLACGPHDPLSSRGIKLLRESGARLTRLHNNCSGKHAAMLARAQTAGWHTYGYERRDHPVQRCCLQAVAAWSGLPESDVGQAVDGCGVVAFALPLEHMARAWSRLARAVRAQEEVPTRVVHAISTRPFLIGGTDRFDTVLIEESEGRVVAKIGAEGVHSVAVPDLGIGFAVKVDDGAQRAQFPAVLRILQLFDVLPNTLPPRLEEFLRRPLRNTRGEVVGEVRLAS, from the coding sequence ATGAGAAGCCTTGAAGTCGACGTTGTCGCCACACGCGGCTCACAGATCGAGTCGCGGCATCGCGTTCATGCCGCGGTCGTCGGCGACGGGGACCGCCTCATCGCCTCGGCGCACGACACGTCAATCGTGAGCTCGTGGCGCTCATGCGCCAAGCCGTTTCAAATCATGCCGCTCATCGAGGCCGGCGGTTTCGACGAGCTTCGTTGGGGCGACGACCAACTCGCGCTCGCCTGCGCGTCGCACGGCGGTGAACCTGAGCACGTGGCCCTCGCGCAAGAGATGCTGAACGACATCGGTCTCGAAGAAGGCGATCTCGCCTGCGGGCCGCACGACCCGCTTTCCTCGCGCGGCATCAAGTTGCTGCGCGAATCCGGCGCGCGCCTCACGCGCCTGCACAACAACTGCTCCGGGAAGCACGCCGCAATGTTGGCGCGCGCGCAAACCGCGGGCTGGCATACCTATGGTTACGAGCGCCGCGATCATCCGGTGCAGCGCTGCTGTCTTCAGGCGGTTGCCGCGTGGTCCGGCTTGCCCGAGTCCGACGTCGGTCAAGCCGTCGACGGCTGCGGTGTCGTCGCCTTCGCGCTCCCACTCGAGCACATGGCGCGCGCTTGGTCGCGTCTGGCGCGCGCGGTGCGCGCCCAGGAAGAGGTTCCGACGCGCGTGGTGCACGCCATCAGCACGCGTCCGTTCCTCATCGGCGGCACGGATCGATTCGACACGGTGCTGATCGAGGAGAGTGAGGGCCGAGTGGTGGCGAAGATCGGCGCTGAGGGAGTGCATTCGGTGGCCGTGCCCGATCTGGGGATCGGCTTCGCCGTGAAAGTCGACGACGGCGCGCAACGGGCGCAGTTTCCCGCGGTGTTGCGCATCCTGCAGCTCTTCGACGTTCTGCCGAACACCCTGCCGCCGCGGCTCGAGGAGTTTCTCCGCCGGCCGCTGCGCAACACGCGCGGCGAAGTCGTCGGCGAAGTGCGCCTCGCCTCGTGA
- the obgE gene encoding GTPase ObgE, whose protein sequence is MFIDRVVVNVKAGDGGSGIVSFRREKFVPMGGPDGGEGGRGGDVIVVGDSNLSTLLDYTYRDTWTAPAGDHGSGNNKTGRSGIDVVLPVPIGTIIRDLQTSELIGEVLDDGQRIVVAKGGRGGKGNSFFVTATHQSPREYQPGEDGETRTLEMELKLIADVGLVGQPNAGKSTLLSVISAARPKIGDYPFTTLSPNLGVVQLSDNRTFVVADIPGIIEGAHEGRGLGLQFLRHIERTRLLAFLIPVDAMDWQVEYDQLRREIESYSEELAQKPHCVVFTKMDLLGDDEPPPIEAPDAFGIYAISAAGRTGLEPLLAAWWSRLLDMKKASVRRDDPAPLP, encoded by the coding sequence ATGTTCATCGATCGTGTAGTGGTCAACGTCAAGGCGGGCGACGGGGGCTCGGGCATCGTCTCGTTTCGCCGCGAGAAGTTCGTGCCCATGGGTGGCCCGGACGGCGGCGAGGGTGGCCGCGGCGGCGACGTCATCGTCGTCGGCGACAGCAATTTGTCGACGCTGCTCGACTACACGTACCGCGACACGTGGACGGCGCCCGCCGGCGACCATGGATCGGGCAACAACAAGACGGGCCGCTCGGGCATCGACGTGGTGCTGCCGGTGCCGATCGGAACGATCATTAGAGATCTCCAAACATCCGAATTGATTGGAGAGGTGCTCGACGACGGCCAGCGCATCGTGGTCGCGAAGGGTGGCCGCGGCGGAAAGGGCAATTCGTTCTTCGTCACGGCGACGCATCAGTCGCCGCGCGAATACCAGCCCGGCGAAGACGGCGAAACGCGCACGCTCGAGATGGAGCTCAAGCTCATCGCCGACGTCGGTCTCGTCGGACAGCCGAACGCCGGCAAGTCGACGCTCCTCTCGGTGATCTCCGCCGCGCGGCCGAAGATCGGCGACTACCCGTTCACCACGCTCAGCCCCAACCTTGGCGTCGTCCAGCTTTCGGACAATCGCACGTTCGTCGTCGCCGACATTCCGGGCATCATCGAAGGCGCGCACGAAGGGCGCGGACTGGGGCTGCAATTCCTGCGGCACATCGAACGCACACGATTGCTGGCGTTTCTCATCCCCGTGGACGCCATGGATTGGCAGGTCGAATACGATCAGCTGCGTCGAGAGATCGAGTCGTACTCCGAGGAGCTCGCGCAGAAGCCGCACTGCGTGGTCTTCACGAAGATGGACCTCCTGGGCGACGATGAACCACCCCCGATCGAAGCGCCCGACGCGTTCGGCATCTACGCCATCAGCGCCGCGGGCCGGACCGGACTCGAGCCGCTGCTCGCCGCGTGGTGGTCACGCCTTCTCGACATGAAGAAAGCCAGTGTCCGTCGCGACGATCCCGCGCCACTCCCCTGA
- the dprA gene encoding DNA-processing protein DprA: protein MSVATIPRHSPEYPERLRELEDAPQLVWAIGDLATLRDPVVAVVGTRRATSYGLRVTHDLVAALVRGGACVVSGMALGIDGAAHRAALEAGGRTVAVLGNGVDVAYPRAHRGLYQEIAERGLLLSEMPPGAPSMKHHFVKRNRLIAALARLTIVVEAPFKSGALKTADFAEALGRTVAVVPGPIDSPQSAGSNHYLREGAQVIASIDDALTLAGLSPQKRGTIDVDSATERQVWDALAAGAASLDELCARSALPVAECLSAITGLELRGVVECALTGEIRRR, encoded by the coding sequence GTGTCCGTCGCGACGATCCCGCGCCACTCCCCTGAGTATCCCGAACGTCTGCGCGAGCTCGAAGACGCTCCGCAGCTGGTCTGGGCGATCGGCGATCTCGCGACACTGCGCGATCCGGTCGTCGCGGTCGTCGGGACGCGCCGGGCCACGAGCTACGGCCTGCGCGTCACACACGATCTGGTAGCGGCGCTCGTGCGCGGTGGTGCATGCGTCGTGAGCGGGATGGCTCTGGGCATCGACGGCGCGGCTCACCGCGCCGCGCTCGAAGCCGGCGGCCGCACCGTTGCCGTCCTTGGTAACGGCGTCGACGTGGCATATCCGCGCGCGCACCGCGGACTGTATCAGGAAATCGCGGAGCGAGGACTGCTCCTCTCGGAGATGCCGCCGGGCGCGCCGTCGATGAAGCACCATTTCGTGAAACGGAATCGGTTGATCGCCGCGCTCGCGCGCCTGACGATCGTGGTCGAAGCGCCGTTCAAGAGCGGCGCGCTCAAGACCGCGGACTTTGCCGAGGCGCTGGGCCGCACGGTTGCGGTGGTGCCGGGACCGATCGATTCACCACAGAGCGCAGGGTCGAATCATTACCTGCGCGAAGGCGCGCAGGTCATTGCATCGATCGATGACGCGCTCACGCTCGCGGGGTTGTCGCCACAAAAGCGGGGCACGATCGACGTCGACAGCGCGACCGAACGTCAGGTGTGGGATGCACTCGCGGCCGGCGCCGCATCATTGGACGAGCTGTGTGCACGCTCGGCGCTGCCGGTGGCGGAGTGTCTGAGCGCGATCACGGGGCTGGAGCTGCGCGGAGTCGTCGAGTGTGCGTTGACGGGTGAGATTCGCCGCCGGTAG
- a CDS encoding ABC transporter permease — protein sequence MPAFLTRLNDAAKSKVLTLQEYFVLAGKSLRFIFARPFYGQDTIQQMDEIGVKSLGIVLLTGLFTGMVLALQSSVQLKTFGATMYIGNLVSASMIRELGPVLAGLMVAGRVGSGIAAQLGSMRVTEQIDALNTLGTDPIKKLVTPRVLAALIMLPVLTIINDFVGIIGGNIIASFVIGLPTTQYWRTVWDQIANDGFTLRYIPNDFVQGLSKPFVFGGLIAITACYFGLGTTGGTEGVGHSTTRTVVTTSILILIVDYFITQILLSVLSYG from the coding sequence TTGCCCGCATTCCTCACACGGCTGAATGACGCCGCGAAGTCGAAAGTCCTGACCCTTCAGGAGTACTTCGTCCTCGCCGGCAAGTCCCTGCGCTTCATCTTCGCGCGCCCGTTCTACGGGCAGGACACCATTCAGCAGATGGACGAGATCGGCGTCAAGTCGCTGGGCATCGTCCTGCTGACGGGCCTCTTCACCGGCATGGTGTTGGCCCTTCAGTCCTCTGTACAGCTCAAGACATTCGGCGCGACGATGTACATCGGCAATCTCGTCTCCGCGTCGATGATCCGCGAGCTGGGTCCCGTGTTGGCCGGCCTCATGGTCGCCGGGCGCGTCGGCTCGGGCATCGCCGCGCAACTCGGCTCCATGCGGGTGACCGAGCAGATCGACGCGCTCAACACGCTTGGCACCGATCCGATCAAGAAGCTCGTCACGCCGCGCGTGCTGGCGGCGCTCATCATGCTGCCCGTGCTCACGATCATCAACGACTTCGTCGGCATCATCGGCGGCAACATCATCGCTTCGTTCGTGATCGGGTTGCCGACCACTCAGTACTGGCGCACGGTGTGGGATCAGATCGCGAACGACGGCTTCACGCTCCGCTACATCCCCAACGATTTCGTGCAGGGCTTGTCCAAGCCGTTCGTCTTCGGCGGGCTGATCGCCATCACCGCATGCTACTTCGGGCTCGGCACCACCGGCGGTACGGAAGGCGTTGGCCACAGCACCACACGCACGGTCGTGACGACGAGCATTCTCATTCTCATCGTCGACTATTTCATCACGCAGATCCTGCTGTCGGTGCTGTCGTATGGCTGA